One genomic window of Camelina sativa cultivar DH55 chromosome 5, Cs, whole genome shotgun sequence includes the following:
- the LOC104785928 gene encoding transcription repressor OFP6-like, whose amino-acid sequence MTTGKGKKKKMVLKAVSVVDIGCSNCKFPNLSSFFNPSPKKPRHYSSTYGHSHSSNTTASSSSAVPSTSHWFSDTSSSSATPSTAAVAVEKDSDDPYLDFRQSMLQMILENEIYSKDDLRELLHCFLSLNEPYHHGIIIRAFSEIWDGVFSAAVKRRGGVQESPLVHRHGSRASHRNHYHRTM is encoded by the coding sequence ATGACGACCGGCAAaggcaaaaagaagaagatggttctTAAGGCAGTCTCTGTTGTAGACATCGGCTGTAGTAACTGTAAGTTCCCAAACTTGTCTTCTTTTTTCAACCCTTCCCCCAAAAAGCCCCGTCACTACTCCTCTACTTACGGCCACTCCCACTCCTCCAACACCAcggcctcctcctcctcagccGTACCATCCACCTCCCACTGGTTCTCCGacacttcttcctcctctgccaCACCCTCCACCGCTGCCGTCGCCGTCGAGAAAGACTCCGACGACCCTTACCTCGATTTCCGCCAGTCTATGCTTCAGATGATTCTCGAGAACGAGATTTACTCCAAAGACGACCTAAGAGAGCTTCTCCACTGCTTCCTCTCCCTCAACGAGCCTTACCACCACGGCATCATCATCCGCGCTTTCTCCGAAATCTGGGACGGAGTTTTCTCAGCCGCCGTCAAACGCCGTGGCGGCGTCCAAGAGTCTCCACTCGTCCACCGTCATGGCTCACGTGCCTCGCACCGTAACCACTACCACCGAACAATGTAA
- the LOC104785929 gene encoding HVA22-like protein j: protein MLGDFIIRLLVLILGYTYPAFECFKTVEKNKVDIEELRFWCQYWILLALISSFERVGDIFISWLPLYGEMKVVFFVYLWYPKTKGTRHVYETLLKPYMAQHETEIDRKIMELRARAWDFFIFYFHNFAQAGQSTLIQVFQYVLAQSVRFSAAAANPPPMERNVNVNTQSPVEMDNEPQSPRAPRPLNKSLSALRSLEKQTSRGRKWPPPTPPPTPGRDSAGIFNGEDGGVNIPDNIPGSPLTDARAKLRRSNSRTQSAA, encoded by the exons ATGTTGGGAGATTTCATCATAAGACTCCTTGT ATTAATATTAGGGTACACATACCCTGCATTCGAATGCTTCAAAACGGTGGAGAAGAACAAAGTTGATATCGAGGAACTCAGATTTTGGTGCCAATACtg GATACTCTTGGCGCTAATTTCATCATTTGAGAGGGTTGGCGATATATTTATCTCATG GTTACCGTTATACGGAGAGATGAAAGTCGTCTTCTTCGTATATCTATGGTACCCTAAAACAAAG GGAACGAGACATGTGTATGAGACATTGTTGAAGCCATACATGGCTCAGCATGAGACAGAGATTGACAGAAAGATTATGGAGTTGCGAGCTCGAGCTTGGGATTTTTTCATCTTCTACTTCCACAACTTTGCCCAg GCTGGTCAATCTACCTTGATCCAGGTTTTTCAGTACGTACTCGCCCAATCGGTCCGGTTCTCAGCCGCTGCAGCTAACCCACCG CCGATGGAGCGGAACGTAAACGTGAACACGCAGTCACCGGTAGAGATGGACAATGAACCACAGTCACCACGGGCTCCAAGACCGCTGAACAAATCTCTGTCTGCGTTGCGATCGCTAGAGAAGCAAACGAGCAGAGGGAGGAAGTGGCCGCCACcaacaccaccaccaacaccagGCCGAGACTCAGCCGGAATATTCAACGGAGAAGACGGAGGAGTCAACATTCCAGATAATATTCCGGGATCTCCCCTCACCGATGCTCGAGCGAAGCTCCGACGTTCTAACTCCAGAACTCAGTCCGCAGCATAG
- the LOC104785930 gene encoding transcription factor E2FA-like, whose translation MSGLVRSSPGSSQPPPPPPQHPPSSSSSLVTSTPVVPPLRRHLAFASTKPPFHPSDDYHRFTSSSSSSLTHNNTDRSLVNNNGFGVVDRDEDAVVVRSPSRKRKSTMDMVVAPSNNGFTSSGSNSSPCKTPTKGGRVNIKSKAKGNKSTPQTPISTNAGSPVPLTPCRYDSSLGLLTKKFVNLIKQAKDGMLDLNKAAETLEVQKRRIYDITNVLEGIDLIEKPFKNRILWKGIDASSPDDVDADVSVIQAEIENLSLEEQALDNQIRQTEERLRDLSENEKNQKWLFVTEEDIKSLPGFQNQTLIAVKAPHGTTLEVPDPDEAVDHPQRRYRIILRSTMGPIDVYLVSEFEGKFEDTNGSAAAPPACLAIASSSGSSGHHDIEALTVDNTGTAIEHQVSHDHAHPQPGDTSDLNYLQEQVGGMLKITPSDVENDDSDYWLLSNAEISMTDIWKTDSGIDWDYGIADVGTPPPVMGEITPTAIDSTPR comes from the exons ATGTCAGGTCTCGTACGATCTTCACCCGGTTCTTCTCAGCCgccaccgccgccgccgcaACATCCGccgtcatcttcttcgtctctcgTTACATCTACACCCGTTGTACCACCTTTACGTCGTCACTTAGCTTTCGCCTCAACAAAACCTCCGTTTCATCCTTCCGATGATTACCATCGatttacctcttcttcttcttcttcgctcacTCATAACAACACCGATAGGAGCTTAGTTAATAATAATGGCTTCGGTGTTGTAGATCGGGATGAGGATGCTGTCGTTGTTAGATCTCCC TCACGGAAGAGAAAGTCGACAATGGATATGGTTGTTGCTCCATCTAATAATGGATTCACAAGTTCTGGTTCCAATAGCAGTCCCTGTAAAACTCCTACAAAAGGAGGCAGAGTCAACATCAAGTCAAAGGCCAAAGGAAATAAGTCAACTCCTCAAACACCCATCTCTACTAACGCTG GTTCTCCTGTGCCACTAACTCCTTGCCGCTATGACAGTTCCCTAG GTCTCCTTACGAAAAAGTTTGTCAATCTAATTAAACAAGCCAAAGATGGAATGCTGGACCTAAACAAAGCTGCAGAAACATTAGAGGTTCAGAAACGACGTATATATGATATTACAAACGTTTTGGAGGGGATAGATCTCATCGAAAAGCCTTTCAAGAATCGGATACTTTGGAA GGGCATTGATGCTTCGAGTCCTGACGATGTGGATGCTGACGTATCTGTAATACAG GCAGAAATTGAAAACCTTTCCCTCGAGGAGCAAGCATTAGATAATCAAATCAG ACAAACGGAGGAAAGATTAAGAGATCTGAGCGAAAACGAAAAGAATCAAAA ATGGCTATTTGTTACTGAAGAGGATATCAAAAGTTTACCAGGTTTCCAG AACCAGACTCTGATAGCCGTCAAAGCTCCTCATGGCACAACTTTGGAAGTTCCTGATCCAGATGAA GCGGTTGACCACCCACAAAGGAGATACAGGATCATTCTTAGAAGTACAATGGGACCTATTGACGTATACCTCGTCAG CGAATTTGAAGGGAAGTTCGAAGACACAAATGGGAGTGCTGCAGCACCACCAGCATGCTTAGCTATTGCTTCTAGCTCAGGATCTTCAGGACACCATGACATTGAAGCCTTAACTGTTGATAACACAGGAACTGCTATTGAGCATCAGGTGTCTCACGATCATGCTCATCCACAACCCGGCGATACCTCTGATCTTAATTATTTGCAGGAGCAAGTAGGAGGAATGCTTAAGATTACTCCCTCTGACGTTGAA AATGATGATTCGGACTACTGGCTTCTTTCAAATGCTGAAATTAGCATGACGGATATTTGGAAAACGGACT CTGGTATCGATTGGGATTATGGAATAGCCGACGTGGGTACTCCACCACCGGTAATGGGCGAAATAACGCCAACCGCTATTGACTCAACCCCGAGATGA